A genomic segment from Candidatus Acidulodesulfobacterium acidiphilum encodes:
- a CDS encoding LysR family transcriptional regulator, with product MPNSKSGKSGGFVDYDIKAKIWLEKNGEPVFGMGRFMLLKKIGTSGSISSAAKELGYSYKKAWSFINLMEKRFGFELVDKKIGGRYGGGSVLTEHAKKIMAEYEKLLEKEKTFLDDYHAQTPHLLQPSKH from the coding sequence ATGCCAAACTCTAAGTCCGGTAAATCCGGCGGTTTTGTTGATTATGATATAAAAGCAAAAATCTGGCTTGAAAAAAACGGCGAGCCGGTCTTCGGAATGGGCAGGTTTATGCTTTTAAAAAAAATAGGAACTTCGGGTTCGATATCTTCAGCGGCAAAAGAACTCGGATATTCTTATAAAAAAGCATGGAGTTTCATAAATCTTATGGAAAAGAGATTCGGATTCGAACTCGTCGATAAAAAAATAGGCGGAAGATACGGCGGCGGTTCTGTTTTAACCGAACATGCAAAAAAAATAATGGCGGAATACGAAAAACTGCTTGAAAAGGAAAAAACGTTCTTAGACGATTATCATGCGCAAACCCCGCATCTCTTACAGCCCTCGAAACACTGA